The following are encoded together in the Serratia nematodiphila DZ0503SBS1 genome:
- the dxs gene encoding 1-deoxy-D-xylulose-5-phosphate synthase, which translates to MSLDIAKYPTLALAENPEELRSLPKESLPKLCDELRQYLLNSVSRSSGHFASGLGTVELTVALHFVYNTPFDHLVWDVGHQAYPHKILTGRRDRIATIRQKNGLHPFPWRAESEYDVLSVGHSSTSISAGLGMAVAAEREGKGRRTVCVIGDGAITAGMAFEAMNHAGDINPDMLVVLNDNEMSISENVGALNNHLAQLLSGKLYSTLREGGKKVLAGVPPIKELVKRTEEHLKGMVVPGTLFEELGFNYIGPVDGHDVQGLVATLKNMRDLKGPQLLHIMTKKGRGYAPAEKDPISFHAVPKFDPASGTLPKSAGGLPTYSKIFGDWLCETAAKDSSLMAITPAMREGSGMVQFSRDYPQQYFDVAIAEQHAVTFAAGLAIGGYKPVVAIYSTFLQRAYDQLIHDVAIQNLPVMFAIDRGGIVGADGQTHQGAFDLSFMRCIPTMVIMTPSDENECRQMLYTGYHYNDGPSAVRYPRGTGTGAALEPLNMLPIGKGVVRRQGEKIAILNFGTLLPEAAQAAEALNATLVDMRFVKPLDEQLVLELAASHETLVTLEENAIMGGAGSGVNELLMAKRRPVPVLNLGLPDSFVSQGTQEELRADLGLDAAGIQRQIETWLAQ; encoded by the coding sequence ATGAGTCTTGATATAGCCAAATACCCAACCCTGGCGCTAGCGGAAAACCCCGAGGAACTCCGCTCACTGCCCAAAGAGAGCTTGCCGAAGCTGTGCGATGAGCTGCGGCAATACCTGCTGAACAGCGTCAGTCGTTCCAGCGGCCACTTTGCCTCCGGGCTGGGTACCGTCGAACTGACGGTGGCGTTGCATTTCGTCTACAACACGCCGTTCGATCATCTGGTGTGGGACGTCGGCCACCAGGCCTACCCGCACAAAATTCTGACCGGCCGCCGCGACCGGATCGCCACTATCCGGCAAAAGAACGGCTTGCACCCCTTCCCGTGGCGCGCCGAAAGCGAATACGACGTGCTGTCAGTCGGCCATTCGTCGACCTCGATCAGCGCCGGCCTCGGCATGGCGGTGGCGGCAGAGCGTGAAGGCAAGGGCCGCCGCACGGTGTGCGTGATCGGCGACGGCGCCATCACCGCCGGCATGGCGTTCGAAGCGATGAACCACGCCGGCGATATCAATCCGGACATGCTGGTGGTGCTGAACGACAACGAGATGTCGATCTCGGAAAACGTCGGCGCGCTGAACAACCATCTGGCGCAGCTACTGTCCGGCAAGCTTTACTCCACCCTGCGCGAAGGCGGCAAGAAAGTGCTGGCCGGCGTGCCGCCGATCAAGGAGCTGGTGAAACGCACCGAAGAGCACCTGAAAGGCATGGTGGTGCCAGGCACGCTGTTCGAAGAGCTGGGCTTCAACTACATCGGCCCGGTAGACGGCCACGACGTGCAGGGGCTGGTCGCCACGTTGAAAAACATGCGCGATCTGAAAGGCCCGCAGCTGTTGCACATCATGACCAAGAAAGGCCGCGGTTACGCGCCGGCGGAGAAGGACCCAATTAGCTTCCACGCGGTGCCGAAGTTCGATCCCGCCAGCGGCACGCTGCCGAAAAGCGCCGGCGGTCTGCCGACCTATTCGAAAATCTTCGGCGACTGGCTGTGTGAAACCGCCGCCAAAGACAGCTCACTGATGGCGATCACGCCGGCGATGCGCGAAGGCTCCGGCATGGTGCAGTTCTCTCGCGACTATCCGCAGCAATATTTCGATGTGGCGATCGCCGAACAGCACGCGGTCACCTTCGCCGCCGGGCTGGCGATCGGCGGCTACAAGCCGGTGGTGGCGATCTATTCCACCTTCCTGCAACGCGCCTACGATCAGTTGATCCATGACGTGGCGATCCAAAACCTGCCGGTGATGTTCGCCATCGATCGCGGCGGCATCGTCGGCGCCGACGGCCAGACCCACCAGGGGGCGTTCGATCTGTCGTTCATGCGCTGCATCCCGACCATGGTGATCATGACGCCGAGCGACGAAAACGAATGCCGCCAGATGCTGTATACCGGCTATCACTATAACGACGGCCCGAGCGCCGTGCGCTATCCGCGCGGCACCGGCACCGGCGCGGCGCTGGAGCCGCTCAACATGCTGCCGATCGGCAAAGGCGTGGTGCGCCGCCAGGGGGAAAAGATCGCCATTCTCAACTTCGGCACCCTGCTGCCGGAGGCCGCGCAAGCGGCGGAAGCGCTCAACGCCACGCTGGTCGACATGCGCTTCGTCAAGCCGCTGGACGAGCAGCTGGTGCTCGAACTGGCCGCCAGCCATGAAACGCTGGTCACGCTGGAAGAGAACGCCATCATGGGCGGCGCCGGCAGCGGCGTCAACGAACTGCTGATGGCCAAACGCCGTCCGGTGCCGGTGCTGAACCTCGGCCTGCCGGACAGCTTCGTCTCACAGGGCACCCAGGAAGAACTGCGCGCCGATCTGGGGCTGGACGCCGCCGGCATTCAACGCCAAATCGAAACCTGGCTGGCGCAGTAA
- the xseB gene encoding exodeoxyribonuclease VII small subunit — MPKKPAQSASTEQTASFESALGELESIVTRLESGELPLEDALNEFERGVQLARQGQQKLQQAEQRVQILLNDSADDAALAPFTPDAE; from the coding sequence ATGCCGAAAAAACCAGCACAATCAGCCAGTACAGAGCAAACAGCCAGCTTTGAAAGCGCCCTCGGCGAGCTGGAAAGCATCGTGACGCGTCTGGAGTCGGGCGAACTGCCGCTGGAAGACGCGCTGAACGAATTCGAACGCGGCGTGCAGCTGGCGCGCCAAGGCCAGCAGAAACTGCAACAGGCGGAACAGCGTGTGCAGATACTTCTTAACGACAGCGCCGACGATGCGGCGCTGGCGCCTTTCACACCGGATGCCGAGTAA
- the thiI gene encoding tRNA uracil 4-sulfurtransferase ThiI: protein MKFIIKLFPEITIKSQSVRLRFIKILSTNIRNVLKQYDETLAVVRHWDHIEVRAKDENQRPIIADALTRIPGIHHILEVEDRAYTDIHHIFEQTLEAYRAQLEGKTFCVRVKRRGKQAFNSQDVERYVGGGLNQHIESARVNLTRPQVTVNLEIEDDKLMLVKRRLEGIGGYPVGTQEDVMSLISGGFDSGVSSYMLMRRGCRVHFCFFNLGGAAHEIGVKQVAHYLWNRFASSHKVRFVAIDFEPVVGEILEKVDDGQMGVVLKRMMVRAASQVAERYGVQALVTGEALGQVSSQTLTNLRLIDNASDTLILRPLISHDKEHIIKLAREIGTEDFAKTMPEYCGVISKSPTVKAVKAKIEEEESHFDFSILDRVVSEAKNVDIRSIAEQAQEQVTEVETVAAFGADEVILDIRSNDEQEEKPLQLEQVEVKALPFYKLSTQFGDLDQSKTYLLYCERGVMSRLQALYLLEQGFSNVKVYRP from the coding sequence ATGAAGTTTATCATTAAATTGTTCCCGGAAATCACCATCAAGAGCCAATCTGTGCGCTTGCGCTTTATCAAGATTCTCTCGACCAATATTCGCAACGTCCTGAAGCAGTATGATGAAACGCTGGCGGTCGTCCGTCACTGGGATCATATCGAAGTTCGCGCCAAAGATGAAAACCAGCGGCCGATCATCGCCGACGCGCTGACGCGCATTCCCGGCATCCACCATATTCTGGAAGTGGAAGATCGCGCTTATACCGACATCCACCACATCTTCGAGCAGACGCTGGAAGCCTACCGCGCCCAGCTGGAAGGCAAAACCTTCTGCGTGCGCGTCAAGCGTCGCGGCAAGCAGGCGTTCAATTCGCAGGACGTGGAGCGTTACGTCGGCGGCGGCCTGAACCAGCATATCGAGAGCGCGCGCGTTAACCTGACCCGCCCGCAGGTCACGGTAAACCTCGAGATTGAAGACGACAAGCTGATGCTGGTCAAACGCCGCCTCGAAGGCATCGGCGGTTACCCGGTCGGCACCCAGGAAGACGTGATGTCGCTGATTTCCGGCGGTTTCGACTCGGGCGTGTCCAGCTATATGCTGATGCGCCGCGGCTGCCGCGTGCACTTCTGCTTCTTCAACCTGGGCGGCGCCGCGCATGAGATTGGCGTGAAGCAGGTGGCGCACTACCTGTGGAACCGTTTCGCCAGCTCGCACAAGGTGCGCTTCGTCGCCATCGACTTCGAGCCGGTGGTGGGCGAGATCCTGGAGAAGGTCGACGACGGCCAGATGGGCGTGGTGCTCAAGCGCATGATGGTGCGTGCCGCTTCGCAAGTGGCCGAACGCTACGGCGTGCAGGCGCTGGTAACCGGTGAGGCGCTGGGGCAGGTGTCCAGCCAGACGCTGACCAACCTGCGCTTGATCGACAATGCGTCCGATACGCTGATCCTGCGTCCGCTGATTTCGCACGATAAAGAGCACATCATCAAGCTGGCGCGCGAAATCGGCACCGAAGACTTCGCCAAAACCATGCCGGAATATTGCGGCGTGATTTCGAAGAGCCCGACGGTGAAAGCCGTCAAGGCCAAGATCGAAGAGGAAGAGAGCCACTTCGATTTCAGCATTCTCGATCGGGTGGTGAGCGAAGCGAAGAACGTCGATATTCGCTCCATCGCCGAGCAGGCGCAGGAGCAGGTGACTGAAGTGGAAACCGTTGCGGCCTTCGGCGCCGACGAGGTGATCCTGGATATCCGCTCCAACGACGAGCAGGAAGAGAAGCCGCTGCAGCTGGAACAGGTTGAAGTGAAAGCGTTGCCGTTCTACAAGCTGAGCACCCAGTTCGGCGATTTGGATCAGAGCAAAACCTATCTGCTGTACTGCGAGCGCGGCGTAATGAGCCGCCTGCAGGCGCTGTACCTGCTGGAGCAGGGCTTCAGCAACGTGAAGGTTTATCGCCCGTAA
- the ispA gene encoding (2E,6E)-farnesyl diphosphate synthase, with protein sequence MSEIAPSAAFADQLQIFRQRADRALLDFIAPLPFNDGNMVAAMRHGALLGGKRLRPFLVYTTGQMFGVSLSNLDAPAAAVECIHAYSLIHDDLPAMDDDDLRRGQPTCHIKFGEANAILAGDALQTLAFSILADAEMPDVALRDRLAMVSELATASGVAGMCGGQSLDLEAEGKRVDLQALEQIHRHKTGALIRAAVRLGALSAGEAGRAALPQLDRYAAAVGLAFQVQDDILDVVGETEKIGKRQGADQQHGKSTYPALLGLDSAKAKAWDLYQEALAALDTLAAQSYNTAPLRALASFIIERDN encoded by the coding sequence ATGTCTGAGATCGCCCCATCGGCCGCTTTTGCCGATCAACTGCAGATTTTCCGCCAGCGGGCCGATCGCGCGCTGCTGGACTTCATCGCCCCGCTGCCGTTCAACGACGGCAACATGGTGGCGGCGATGCGTCACGGCGCCTTGCTGGGCGGCAAGCGCCTGCGTCCGTTCCTGGTGTACACCACCGGCCAGATGTTCGGCGTGTCGCTGAGCAACCTGGACGCGCCGGCGGCGGCGGTGGAATGCATCCACGCCTACTCGCTGATCCATGACGATCTGCCGGCGATGGACGACGACGATCTGCGCCGTGGCCAGCCGACCTGTCATATTAAGTTCGGCGAAGCCAACGCGATCCTGGCCGGCGATGCGCTGCAAACGCTGGCGTTTTCGATCCTGGCCGATGCCGAGATGCCCGACGTGGCGCTGCGCGATCGGCTGGCGATGGTCTCCGAACTGGCGACCGCCAGCGGCGTCGCCGGCATGTGCGGCGGCCAATCGCTGGATCTGGAAGCTGAAGGCAAGCGCGTTGATCTGCAGGCGCTGGAACAGATCCACCGCCACAAAACCGGCGCGCTGATCCGCGCGGCGGTGCGCCTGGGCGCGCTGAGCGCCGGCGAAGCCGGGCGAGCGGCGCTGCCGCAGCTGGATCGTTACGCCGCCGCGGTTGGCCTGGCGTTCCAGGTGCAGGATGACATTTTGGACGTTGTCGGCGAGACTGAAAAGATCGGCAAGCGCCAGGGCGCGGACCAACAACACGGAAAGAGTACCTACCCGGCGTTGCTCGGGCTTGACAGCGCGAAAGCAAAAGCGTGGGATCTCTATCAGGAAGCATTAGCTGCATTAGACACTTTGGCAGCGCAATCTTATAACACAGCGCCATTGCGAGCGTTAGCCAGCTTCATTATTGAACGCGACAATTAA